A portion of the Roseimicrobium gellanilyticum genome contains these proteins:
- the galE gene encoding UDP-glucose 4-epimerase GalE: MAKGTLLITGGAGYIGSHTVKQLLQRGEKVVVLDNLVFGHREALPLDRVTLVEGDMGNAALVEKIFAEHQPEAVLHFAAFAFVGESVTDPLKYYRNNLAAPLTLLEAMQRHGVKEFIFSSTCATYGNPQFIPMNETHPQDPVNPYGASKHMLERVLKDCDTAWGLKSVFLRYFNASGCDLEGEIGEDHNPETHLIPRILMAATGELESITVFGTDYPTPDGTCIRDYIHVNDLADAHALALEHLRKGGESVAVNLGTGRGFSVREIISTAERVTGKTIPVTYGPRRAGDPPELVADPAKAKALLGWEARHKEPQAHIESAWKWMTGPRKGRYAATS; the protein is encoded by the coding sequence ATGGCAAAAGGCACCCTCCTCATCACCGGCGGCGCTGGTTACATCGGCTCCCACACCGTCAAGCAGCTGCTCCAACGGGGGGAGAAGGTCGTGGTGCTGGACAACCTCGTCTTCGGCCATCGGGAGGCCCTGCCGCTGGACCGGGTGACCCTTGTGGAGGGAGATATGGGGAATGCAGCTCTGGTGGAGAAGATATTCGCCGAGCACCAACCGGAGGCGGTCTTGCATTTTGCTGCTTTTGCCTTCGTGGGGGAGTCGGTGACGGATCCGCTGAAGTACTACCGGAACAACCTCGCCGCTCCGCTCACCCTTCTGGAGGCCATGCAACGTCATGGGGTGAAGGAATTCATCTTCTCCTCCACCTGCGCCACCTATGGGAATCCGCAGTTCATCCCCATGAACGAAACCCACCCCCAGGACCCGGTGAACCCGTATGGCGCCAGCAAGCATATGCTGGAGCGGGTGCTGAAGGACTGCGACACCGCCTGGGGACTGAAGTCGGTCTTCCTCCGTTACTTTAATGCCAGTGGCTGTGACCTTGAGGGTGAGATTGGGGAGGACCACAATCCCGAGACGCACCTCATCCCGCGCATCCTGATGGCGGCCACGGGGGAGCTCGAGAGCATCACCGTCTTCGGCACGGACTACCCGACCCCGGATGGCACCTGCATCCGCGACTACATCCATGTGAATGACCTGGCGGATGCCCATGCGCTGGCGCTGGAGCATCTGAGGAAGGGCGGGGAGAGCGTTGCGGTGAATCTCGGCACGGGACGTGGCTTCAGTGTGAGGGAGATCATTTCCACGGCTGAGCGGGTGACGGGGAAGACCATCCCGGTGACCTATGGACCCCGCCGGGCGGGCGACCCCCCGGAACTGGTGGCCGACCCCGCCAAGGCCAAGGCCCTGCTGGGCTGGGAGGCCCGGCACAAAGAACCGCAGGCACATATTGAATCTGCGTGGAAATGGATGACTGGTCCCCGGAAGGGCCGCTATGCCGCCACTTCGTGA
- a CDS encoding PAS domain S-box protein produces the protein MTDAKNASLPDEAGFISPALLLSAIVSSSDDAIVSKNLSGIITSWNPGAERIFGYSAEEAIGRSITMVIPEERQDEERQILEKIRSGQRVEHFDTVRRRKDGTEVHVSLTISPIKDPDGKIVGASKIARNITQRKLAEELARKQRAKLEVINQVGTSLVAERDLSVLVQAITDAGKELSGAAFGAFFYTAHNEQGEVFTLYTLSGAPREAFEKFGIPRNTPIFEPTFRGTGVVRVPDVTLDPRYGKMPPHHGMPKGHLPVRSYLAVPVASRSGEVIGGLFFGHPEPDVFKEDAEAAVVALAAQAAVAIENARLYDALERELTQQRVMERALRESEALSTSVLNSSADCIKVMDLEGRLSSMNTPGIEAFDLGSFDDVKGKLWSDLWVEEMRDEVQRAVAQAAAGSTSRFNGPCVTAKGVSKWWDVIVTPLRDADGKVNRLTATSRDITEQRKTSEEALASAAEAERQSRMKDEFLATLSHELRTPLQSILGWTQMLRSGVCEEGELEQGLEVIDRNAQAQTKIIEDLLDMSRILSGKVRLDVQRVQVASVIESALETVKPAADAKNIRLQSILDPLARPISGDPARLQQVFWNLLSNAIKFTPRDGRVQILLERVNSHLEVVVTDTGCGIEADFLPYVFERFRQADASTTRRHGGLGLGLAIVKNLTELHGGTARVKSPGVGQGSTFVICLPLAPIHVEPDDGSRRHPDAVNGERTMAPPPKLDGISVLVVDDEEDARMLIAKMLAKAGAQVHKAGSAKEAIEELKRILPDVLISDIGMPVADGYSLIRSVRALPAELGGRVPAIALSAYTRTEDRIRSISEGFQIHLSKPADAVELLAVVQSLFNATRNVRE, from the coding sequence CACGAGCTGGAATCCCGGAGCGGAGAGGATCTTCGGCTACAGTGCTGAGGAGGCCATTGGCAGATCCATCACCATGGTCATTCCTGAAGAGAGGCAGGATGAGGAGCGGCAGATTCTGGAAAAGATCCGCAGTGGTCAAAGGGTGGAGCACTTCGACACGGTGCGCCGACGCAAGGACGGCACGGAGGTGCACGTCTCCCTGACCATCTCCCCGATTAAAGACCCTGACGGAAAAATCGTGGGAGCCTCAAAGATTGCACGGAATATCACCCAGAGAAAGCTTGCAGAGGAACTGGCGAGGAAACAGAGGGCCAAGCTGGAGGTGATCAATCAGGTGGGGACCTCGCTGGTAGCGGAGCGCGATCTGTCCGTGCTCGTGCAGGCCATCACGGATGCGGGGAAGGAGCTGAGTGGCGCCGCCTTTGGCGCGTTTTTCTACACCGCGCACAATGAGCAGGGGGAAGTGTTTACGCTCTACACCCTTTCCGGAGCACCGCGGGAGGCCTTTGAAAAATTCGGCATCCCGCGAAACACACCCATCTTCGAGCCAACTTTCCGCGGTACGGGCGTTGTACGCGTTCCGGACGTGACGTTGGATCCTCGCTACGGCAAGATGCCTCCCCACCATGGCATGCCGAAGGGGCACCTGCCTGTGCGCAGCTATCTTGCCGTGCCGGTGGCGTCCCGATCGGGTGAAGTCATTGGAGGCTTGTTCTTCGGGCATCCGGAGCCTGATGTCTTCAAGGAGGATGCGGAAGCGGCGGTCGTCGCCCTGGCTGCCCAGGCTGCTGTGGCGATTGAGAATGCCCGTCTGTATGACGCACTCGAGCGCGAGCTCACTCAGCAGCGTGTCATGGAGAGGGCTCTTCGGGAGAGTGAAGCGCTGAGCACCAGCGTGCTCAACAGCAGCGCGGATTGCATCAAGGTCATGGACCTCGAAGGCAGGCTCAGCTCCATGAATACTCCAGGCATTGAAGCATTTGATCTGGGGTCGTTCGATGACGTGAAGGGGAAGTTGTGGTCCGACCTCTGGGTAGAAGAAATGCGGGACGAAGTGCAGCGAGCAGTCGCGCAGGCAGCGGCAGGCTCGACCTCGAGATTCAATGGTCCCTGTGTGACTGCGAAGGGAGTTTCCAAATGGTGGGATGTGATAGTCACGCCGCTGCGCGACGCCGATGGAAAGGTCAACCGGCTTACCGCGACCTCGCGTGATATCACCGAGCAGCGCAAGACTTCAGAGGAGGCACTGGCCTCTGCCGCGGAAGCCGAGCGCCAGAGCCGCATGAAGGACGAGTTCCTGGCAACGCTTTCTCACGAGTTGAGGACGCCCCTGCAATCCATCCTCGGCTGGACGCAGATGCTGCGTTCAGGAGTGTGCGAGGAAGGTGAGCTCGAGCAGGGGTTGGAAGTCATCGACCGCAACGCGCAGGCTCAGACGAAGATCATTGAAGACCTTCTCGACATGAGTCGCATTCTCTCCGGCAAGGTGCGGCTCGATGTGCAACGCGTGCAGGTCGCCTCTGTCATTGAGTCCGCGTTGGAAACCGTCAAGCCGGCGGCGGACGCAAAAAATATCCGTCTGCAATCCATCTTGGATCCGCTGGCCCGGCCCATTTCGGGAGATCCGGCACGGCTACAGCAGGTCTTTTGGAATCTGCTCAGCAATGCCATCAAGTTCACGCCTCGTGATGGCCGGGTGCAGATCCTGCTGGAGCGGGTGAACTCACATCTGGAAGTCGTTGTTACGGACACGGGATGCGGCATTGAAGCGGACTTCCTACCCTACGTGTTCGAGCGTTTCCGGCAGGCAGATGCGTCTACAACGCGAAGGCATGGGGGGCTCGGACTGGGACTTGCGATTGTGAAAAATCTCACGGAACTGCATGGTGGCACGGCGAGGGTCAAGAGTCCTGGCGTGGGACAGGGTTCGACGTTTGTGATTTGCCTGCCACTCGCGCCCATCCACGTGGAGCCTGATGATGGCTCGCGCCGTCATCCAGATGCTGTGAATGGCGAGCGCACCATGGCGCCACCGCCGAAGCTCGATGGCATTTCCGTGCTGGTCGTGGATGACGAGGAAGATGCCCGCATGCTCATCGCCAAAATGCTGGCCAAAGCCGGGGCGCAAGTGCACAAGGCTGGCTCTGCGAAAGAGGCTATCGAGGAACTGAAACGTATCCTGCCCGATGTCCTGATCAGCGACATCGGGATGCCGGTTGCCGATGGCTATTCGCTGATTCGCTCCGTGCGCGCCCTGCCCGCCGAGCTTGGTGGCCGCGTCCCTGCGATCGCCCTGAGTGCCTACACGAGAACGGAGGATCGCATCCGCTCCATCTCAGAGGGATTCCAGATTCACCTTTCCAAACCGGCAGATGCGGTGGAGCTGCTCGCGGTGGTGCAGAGCTTGTTCAATGCGACGCGGAATGTGAGGGAATGA
- a CDS encoding Gfo/Idh/MocA family protein produces MDTVRLGIVGLGNMGKAHLMNIRAGKVEGLRVTALCESVGTLPKLIEGETPFTDVNAMIHSGRIDAILICTPHFSHTTIGIEALKTGLHVLVEKPISVHKADCERLIAAHTDKKKIFAAMFNMRTNAVFKKVKDLIDSGELGEVRRVHWEVTNWFRTNYYYATGGWRGTWKGEGGGVLMNQCPHNLDLFQWLFGMPDSVRGFCQFGRFHEIEVEDDVTAVFQYKNGTTATFVTSTGEAPGRNCLEISAEKGRLTVTDGTRIHFQRNRQPMSEFCMKAEAAFAMPESWHMDIPVDNSGGQHVEILQNFTNAILKGEKLLSPAEEGIRSVELANTILLSTWQDKTIDLPMSSADYEKILLEKGEASTFQKTKVVAKATSDDFAKSFR; encoded by the coding sequence ATGGATACAGTGAGACTCGGCATCGTTGGACTTGGCAACATGGGCAAAGCCCACCTAATGAACATCCGCGCAGGCAAGGTGGAGGGCCTCCGCGTGACCGCGCTCTGTGAGAGCGTCGGCACGCTCCCGAAGCTCATCGAGGGGGAGACTCCCTTCACCGATGTGAACGCCATGATCCACAGCGGCCGCATTGATGCCATCCTCATCTGCACCCCGCACTTCTCCCACACCACCATCGGCATTGAGGCCCTGAAGACCGGCCTTCACGTGCTGGTGGAGAAGCCCATCTCCGTGCACAAGGCGGACTGCGAGCGCCTCATCGCTGCCCACACGGACAAGAAGAAGATCTTCGCCGCCATGTTCAACATGCGCACGAACGCCGTCTTCAAGAAGGTGAAGGACCTCATCGACAGCGGTGAACTCGGTGAAGTGCGCCGCGTCCACTGGGAAGTGACGAACTGGTTCCGCACGAACTACTACTACGCCACCGGCGGCTGGCGCGGCACCTGGAAGGGTGAAGGCGGCGGCGTGCTGATGAACCAGTGCCCCCACAATCTGGACCTCTTCCAGTGGCTCTTCGGCATGCCGGACAGCGTCCGCGGCTTCTGCCAGTTCGGTCGTTTCCACGAGATCGAAGTGGAGGACGATGTGACCGCCGTCTTCCAGTACAAGAACGGCACCACCGCCACCTTCGTAACCTCCACGGGTGAGGCTCCTGGCCGCAACTGCCTGGAAATCTCCGCGGAAAAGGGCCGCCTCACCGTGACCGATGGCACCCGCATCCACTTCCAGCGGAACCGCCAGCCCATGAGCGAATTCTGCATGAAGGCCGAAGCCGCCTTCGCCATGCCCGAGAGCTGGCACATGGACATCCCCGTGGACAACAGCGGTGGTCAGCACGTGGAGATTCTACAGAACTTCACCAACGCCATCCTCAAGGGCGAGAAACTCCTCTCCCCTGCTGAAGAAGGCATCCGCAGCGTGGAACTGGCCAATACCATCCTCCTCTCCACCTGGCAGGACAAGACCATCGACCTCCCCATGTCCTCCGCGGACTACGAGAAGATCCTTCTGGAGAAGGGCGAAGCGAGCACCTTCCAGAAGACCAAGGTCGTGGCCAAGGCCACGTCGGATGACTTCGCGAAGTCGTTCCGTTGA
- a CDS encoding M50 family metallopeptidase, with translation MSAHRQAQQKQAKNRRSAKSGKGEKMRLKAAHEKELIDARRSNPNYAEPDFHQAGDASFEDDDFDPMAIPPTGQKRKLVVGLFLVPVCIVAAVTLLELFFRATVDGKFWKSEGFWFFTFGCMLWFALGWFRMQPAWLYVFAHEFTHVIAAKLSGGKVHAMHVSDEGGYIETDKTNVLITLSPYLVPLYTVVIFAIYGLLEAFVDMHRDVMWTLPFLEVTMWIRWAWLVYFFVGMTWCFHITFTLEVLRTEQSDLEHNGEFFSIILIFLTNLALIGALFIVASPTVNWIDVWEDAKGMVLWAWEYVSALRST, from the coding sequence ATGAGCGCGCACCGTCAGGCCCAGCAAAAGCAGGCGAAAAACCGGCGCAGTGCCAAAAGTGGCAAAGGGGAAAAGATGCGCCTGAAGGCGGCGCATGAGAAGGAACTCATCGACGCGAGGCGCAGCAATCCGAACTACGCGGAACCCGATTTCCACCAGGCGGGGGATGCGAGCTTTGAGGATGATGACTTTGACCCGATGGCCATCCCGCCCACGGGACAGAAGCGGAAGCTGGTGGTGGGTCTCTTCCTGGTGCCGGTATGCATTGTGGCGGCAGTGACGCTGCTGGAATTGTTCTTCCGCGCCACGGTGGATGGGAAGTTCTGGAAGTCGGAGGGTTTTTGGTTCTTCACCTTTGGCTGCATGTTGTGGTTTGCGCTGGGCTGGTTCCGCATGCAGCCGGCGTGGCTGTATGTCTTTGCCCATGAGTTCACCCATGTCATCGCCGCGAAGCTGAGTGGCGGGAAGGTGCATGCCATGCACGTGTCCGACGAAGGGGGCTATATCGAGACGGACAAGACGAATGTCCTGATCACGCTGTCACCCTATCTGGTGCCTCTCTATACGGTGGTGATCTTTGCCATCTACGGTTTGCTGGAGGCGTTCGTCGACATGCACCGGGACGTCATGTGGACCCTGCCGTTTCTCGAGGTCACCATGTGGATTCGGTGGGCCTGGCTCGTGTACTTCTTCGTGGGGATGACCTGGTGCTTTCACATCACGTTCACCCTTGAGGTCTTGCGCACGGAGCAGAGTGACCTGGAGCACAATGGCGAATTCTTCTCCATCATCCTGATCTTCCTCACGAACCTCGCCCTCATCGGCGCGCTCTTCATTGTGGCATCGCCCACGGTAAACTGGATCGATGTGTGGGAGGACGCGAAAGGCATGGTGCTGTGGGCTTGGGAATATGTGAGCGCCCTTCGCTCGACGTGA